TACTAAGCTTACCTGAAGTCAGTGGTTGGTATATGAGAAGGTTCTATAAGCCGCTGCAAGGTATATCAGTTGCACTCCGACCTCTCGTTGAACCGATCTTCAGACCAATCGCTGGTTTTTCTTTACCGGATAAAGAGGTAATGGATGCACCTTATGAATTCTATGAGCAAATTGAAGCTCTAGAAAAAGTATTAACTGATAATAGCCAGACTTCAGTCCGCCTCGTCACCAACCCTGAAAAGATGGTGATCAAAGAGTCTCTCCGCGCTCATGCTTATTTGAGTTTGTATAATGTTGCAACGGATTTAGTAGTAGCAAATCGGATTATCCCTAACCAAGTCACTGATCCCTTCTTCCACAGGTGGAAAGAAAATCAGCAGCAGTATCGGCAGGAGATTCATGAAAACTTCCGTCCTCTGCCTGTTAAAGAAGTTCCTTTATTCTCAGAAGAAATGTGTGGCTTGGCAGCTTTAGAGCGGCTGAAGGAAACACTATACAAGGATGAAGACCCAACCCAAGTTTATTACAAAGAAACAACTCTCAAAGTAGTACAAGATAAAAATCAATATAGTTTGGAACTTTACTTGCCCGGTGTTGCCAAAGACCACATTCAACTAAGCAAAACTGGCGATGAGTTAAATATTACGATTGGCAATCATCGTCGTAACTTAGTACTGCCACAGGCTTTAGCAGCTTTACAACCCGCTGGAGCGAAAATGGAAGAAGATTATCTAAAAATCCGCTTTAGTAACACTGTAGAGGTTTATTGACACCCTCCCACCACTGATTCGGAGTACCGAATGCAGTGGGGGATTCCATAGAGTCGCCTCTAGGATTTCCTGGTTCCACGAGTCCACTTAACCAACCGAAGTTACCCTCGACTAGCCAGAGGTGGTTCTCTCCCCAGGCGTGAGTTTCTGGCTGCCCACCAGTACTTTTTTCTACTCCCAAAACCTCTAGTCCTTTGACTAGAATGTTCTGGGCAGCATTATGATCGCGATGTATTTTCAGTCCACACTTCAGGCACTGATGAGTACGTTCACTCAAAGTCTTTTGAACTCGATGACCACAACCACTACAGTCCTGACTTGTGTATTGAGGTGGAACTGCCACTGTCACAATCTTGTGCAGCTTGGCAAAATACTCTACCCACTCAATGAACATCGACCAAGATGCATCTGATATCGACTTAGCTAACTTATGGTTTTTGACCAGATTTCGCACTTGCAAGTTTTCATAGGCAATGAGGTCATAAGACGCTACTAACGCACCCGCCGTCTTTACAGCAAAGTCTTTACGCTGCCTACTCACTTTCAAGTGCTGTCTTGCCATTGTGTTGATGGCTTTTGTGCGGTTTTTACTGCCTTTGTTCTTTAAAGAAACTTTCTTTTGTAGCCGTTTGAGACGCTTCTCAGACTTCCTTAAACGGCGTGGGTTAGCTACTGTTTGCCCATCAGAATCTGTATAGAACAATTCCAGTCCTAAGTCAATGCCGACTATCGAGCCTGTATATTCGTGTTCGATTTCTCTGTCTACATCAACGCAAAACTGAGCATAG
This window of the Chroococcidiopsis sp. CCMEE 29 genome carries:
- a CDS encoding transposase, yielding MIVLETKLKSTNEQYGRLDEAIRTAQFVRNSCIRYWMDNQNVGKGDLSKLCAVLAKKFEFAGKLNSMARQASAERAWQSIARFYNNCKKKKPGKKGFPRFKKNTRSVEYKTSGWKLSDDRKSITFTDGFAAGTFEMWGTRDLNFYQISQIKRIRVVRRADGYYAQFCVDVDREIEHEYTGSIVGIDLGLELFYTDSDGQTVANPRRLRKSEKRLKRLQKKVSLKNKGSKNRTKAINTMARQHLKVSRQRKDFAVKTAGALVASYDLIAYENLQVRNLVKNHKLAKSISDASWSMFIEWVEYFAKLHKIVTVAVPPQYTSQDCSGCGHRVQKTLSERTHQCLKCGLKIHRDHNAAQNILVKGLEVLGVEKSTGGQPETHAWGENHLWLVEGNFGWLSGLVEPGNPRGDSMESPTAFGTPNQWWEGVNKPLQCY
- a CDS encoding TRC40/GET3/ArsA family transport-energizing ATPase; protein product: MRVILMTGKGGVGKTSVAAATGLRCAELGYRTLVLSTDPAHSLADSFDLELGHDPRAIRPNLWGAELDALLELEGNWGAVKRYITQVLQARGLEGVQAEELAILPGMDEIFGLVRMKRHYDEGEFDVLIIDSAPTGTALRLLSLPEVSGWYMRRFYKPLQGISVALRPLVEPIFRPIAGFSLPDKEVMDAPYEFYEQIEALEKVLTDNSQTSVRLVTNPEKMVIKESLRAHAYLSLYNVATDLVVANRIIPNQVTDPFFHRWKENQQQYRQEIHENFRPLPVKEVPLFSEEMCGLAALERLKETLYKDEDPTQVYYKETTLKVVQDKNQYSLELYLPGVAKDHIQLSKTGDELNITIGNHRRNLVLPQALAALQPAGAKMEEDYLKIRFSNTVEVY